One segment of Bacteroidia bacterium DNA contains the following:
- a CDS encoding DUF4249 domain-containing protein, protein MKKYFLPISIGMSLCIIGMFSCTEEIPPEKLRLKTTEKAVIIEGYISYAVNADSNTVNTQGPFEVKVSTSSPYFEKVSFIGLSGAVVWMTDNFGQKDYFTEVSPGIYRSDSIQAIPERTYTLNVTYQGKTYSASSYMPTYVPLDSVTYKYVPGINFLPAGYYATIYGVDPPGGNNYYRLRVFKRTTDKLTGKRIDSLFNGAFDYQGGIAEDKFFDGNFIDFQLPYPGKIGDTIRFELCSIDRGSYEYYLSLGQAIANGGSGGPFSPPPANPKTNFNNGAYGYFSAESYSRRWLIIK, encoded by the coding sequence ATGAAAAAATATTTTTTGCCCATTAGCATTGGAATGAGCTTGTGTATTATAGGAATGTTTTCTTGCACAGAGGAAATTCCACCTGAAAAGCTTAGGCTAAAAACTACTGAAAAAGCAGTCATTATTGAGGGCTATATTTCTTATGCGGTCAATGCGGATAGCAACACGGTTAATACACAAGGTCCTTTCGAGGTCAAAGTATCTACGTCTAGTCCATATTTTGAAAAAGTTTCTTTCATAGGTCTTTCAGGCGCTGTCGTATGGATGACAGATAATTTTGGACAAAAAGACTATTTTACCGAAGTAAGCCCAGGGATATACCGTTCTGATAGCATTCAGGCTATACCTGAACGAACTTACACCCTTAACGTAACTTATCAAGGTAAAACTTACTCTGCAAGTTCATATATGCCCACTTATGTGCCTTTGGATAGTGTAACCTATAAATACGTTCCTGGAATCAATTTTTTACCTGCTGGCTATTATGCTACTATATACGGCGTAGATCCCCCAGGAGGGAACAACTACTATCGGTTACGAGTATTCAAACGAACTACGGACAAACTTACAGGCAAGCGCATAGATTCTCTCTTCAATGGTGCTTTTGATTATCAGGGCGGTATTGCAGAAGACAAGTTTTTTGATGGCAATTTCATTGACTTTCAATTGCCTTATCCAGGTAAAATAGGTGATACCATTCGCTTTGAGTTATGTTCTATTGATAGGGGTAGTTATGAGTACTATCTATCGTTAGGACAAGCTATTGCTAATGGAGGTTCAGGTGGACCTTTTTCACCCCCTCCTGCTAATCCTAAAACTAATTTTAATAATGGTGCTTACGGATATTTTTCCGCAGAAAGCTATTCTAGAAGGTGGCTGATTATAAAATAA
- a CDS encoding tetratricopeptide repeat protein: MRFKIVIFIIICTALYLRHTLFAQNKSNPANVKELIAEVSKKYGSNDSLKIKSLFNIAIDYLGTAPDSTIKILKFCIELAKKSKHKVYEAKAENFLGVAFKNIGYEDSAASHYFRSLELFQELKNLEGLGIVYTNLANLYGIQEGFEKAVYFYQKAAEIFKQNHNYSALGTVYLNIGNTYFRRKKWDSCESYYIQAEKLLSQYPKHNNTQLLFANLAHLYVELKDYQNAKKYAQKALSLEIEYPKNSASAYQALAYAYFNENNLEQAKEFALKSLSISQKYREIERQVELYTLLTDIYTKQQHYLNAIAESKNAIKMKDSLFKVALSKQQQSIAKRLEHLNYTMKLTEATQKQASQRKVIQFQRIILVLSLLSLCITVLFLSIIHKRNRLLKQANYEIELKKRVLEKQKETIEELNTNLEQLVRDRTEKLEQRNQQLSQYAHYNAHVLRAPIARVLGLFEIYQHCHTLAEKEEVFKHLHQTMQELDSIIKEMQSKLEDKPI, from the coding sequence ATGCGATTTAAAATTGTTATTTTTATTATTATATGTACAGCACTTTACCTAAGACACACTCTTTTTGCACAAAATAAAAGTAACCCTGCTAACGTGAAAGAGTTAATTGCAGAAGTTTCTAAAAAATATGGTTCAAACGATAGCTTAAAAATCAAAAGTTTATTTAATATAGCTATCGACTACCTTGGCACAGCTCCAGATAGCACTATCAAGATATTAAAATTTTGTATAGAATTAGCAAAAAAGTCCAAGCACAAGGTGTATGAAGCTAAGGCGGAAAATTTCTTGGGAGTAGCATTCAAGAACATAGGTTATGAGGATTCAGCGGCTAGTCATTATTTTCGTTCATTAGAATTATTTCAAGAATTAAAAAATCTGGAAGGGCTGGGTATTGTTTACACTAACTTAGCAAATTTGTATGGCATACAAGAAGGTTTTGAAAAAGCGGTATACTTTTACCAAAAAGCTGCCGAAATATTCAAGCAAAATCACAATTATTCAGCTTTGGGTACAGTATATCTTAATATCGGAAATACTTACTTTCGTAGAAAAAAATGGGATAGCTGTGAATCTTACTATATACAAGCAGAGAAATTATTGAGTCAATATCCTAAACATAATAATACTCAGCTTTTATTTGCTAATTTGGCACATCTATACGTAGAACTAAAAGATTATCAAAACGCTAAAAAGTATGCCCAAAAAGCTTTAAGTCTTGAAATAGAATATCCCAAAAACAGCGCTTCGGCATATCAAGCTTTAGCATACGCCTATTTTAATGAAAATAATTTAGAACAAGCAAAAGAATTTGCCTTGAAATCACTTTCGATAAGCCAAAAATATAGAGAAATAGAAAGACAAGTTGAACTTTACACACTTTTAACCGACATTTATACCAAACAACAACACTATTTAAATGCCATTGCTGAAAGCAAAAATGCAATCAAAATGAAAGACTCTTTGTTCAAGGTTGCACTCTCAAAACAGCAGCAATCCATAGCCAAAAGACTAGAGCATCTCAACTATACCATGAAATTAACAGAAGCCACACAAAAACAAGCTTCACAAAGAAAAGTTATACAATTTCAAAGAATTATCTTAGTCCTATCCTTGCTGTCCTTGTGTATTACAGTTCTTTTTTTGTCCATTATTCATAAAAGAAATCGACTTCTAAAACAAGCTAACTATGAAATAGAACTCAAAAAGAGAGTTTTGGAAAAACAAAAAGAAACTATTGAAGAGCTCAATACCAATTTAGAACAATTGGTTCGCGATCGTACTGAAAAGCTTGAGCAGCGAAATCAGCAATTAAGTCAATATGCTCACTATAATGCGCATGTACTACGCGCACCAATTGCAAGAGTGTTAGGACTTTTTGAGATCTATCAACACTGCCATACTCTAGCTGAAAAAGAAGAAGTATTC